A genomic window from Sulfurospirillum multivorans DSM 12446 includes:
- the coxB gene encoding cytochrome c oxidase subunit II, whose protein sequence is MLEGFNKHASTFADDVDQAFWISTGISVAMFVLVVGLMVFFIFRYHHSKVKQNEIKNITHYLPLEIAWTVIPTILLFIIFYYGYSSFRELRTMPENAFTVDVLGKRWSWTFTYPNGKRTTELYVPIGENIRLRLEAPSGDVLHSFFVPAFRVKEDVVPGKVTHLWFNATVAGNYDIECAEYCGVGHSMMLTKLEVMDKPAFDAWYSSGKLSPHDTEEPKGKGEELYKTLGCVSCHSLDGSESVGPSFKGMYGAKIKVLTEGKLREVIADDDYIRSSIRTPDKDVVQGFQNGIMPNLSDQIDKDQMESLIEFIKQQNDTTPTAAHEKPKPAAEEPVKTEPQAVAPSKPDGATLFKTKSCVACHSLDGTKKIGPSFKGIYGSVRKVLTDGKEREVKADEAYLHRSIHDPNADVVEGFPPNIMPPFGKMLTQEEIDALVNYIKELQ, encoded by the coding sequence ATGCTGGAAGGATTTAATAAACATGCTTCTACCTTCGCCGATGATGTCGATCAGGCGTTTTGGATTTCAACAGGCATTTCAGTCGCCATGTTCGTGCTGGTTGTGGGACTTATGGTCTTTTTTATTTTCCGTTACCATCACAGCAAAGTTAAGCAAAATGAGATCAAAAACATCACCCATTATCTGCCTCTAGAGATCGCATGGACGGTTATTCCTACAATCTTGCTGTTCATCATTTTCTATTACGGGTATAGCTCGTTTAGAGAGTTACGAACGATGCCTGAAAATGCTTTTACGGTCGATGTACTGGGGAAGCGGTGGTCGTGGACCTTTACTTACCCTAATGGCAAGCGAACGACAGAACTTTATGTTCCTATAGGCGAAAACATTCGACTGCGCTTAGAAGCACCAAGCGGCGACGTTTTGCACAGTTTTTTCGTTCCAGCGTTTCGTGTTAAAGAAGATGTCGTACCAGGCAAGGTTACGCATTTATGGTTTAACGCAACCGTAGCAGGGAATTATGACATCGAATGTGCAGAATATTGCGGTGTCGGACATTCGATGATGCTGACAAAATTAGAAGTTATGGACAAACCAGCTTTTGATGCATGGTATTCTAGTGGAAAACTCAGTCCTCACGACACAGAAGAGCCCAAAGGAAAAGGCGAGGAACTCTATAAGACACTCGGATGTGTTTCATGCCATAGTTTAGATGGCTCAGAGAGTGTAGGTCCTTCGTTTAAAGGCATGTACGGGGCTAAAATCAAAGTACTGACAGAAGGAAAACTCCGCGAAGTGATTGCGGATGACGACTACATTCGCTCATCCATTCGAACACCTGATAAAGATGTGGTGCAAGGGTTTCAAAATGGAATTATGCCAAATCTTTCAGACCAAATCGACAAAGACCAGATGGAATCTCTCATAGAGTTTATCAAACAGCAAAACGATACCACACCCACTGCGGCGCATGAAAAGCCCAAGCCTGCCGCCGAGGAGCCTGTCAAAACAGAACCACAAGCGGTTGCTCCAAGTAAGCCAGATGGTGCGACCTTATTTAAAACCAAAAGCTGTGTCGCATGCCATAGCCTTGATGGAACGAAAAAGATAGGTCCAAGTTTTAAAGGTATCTACGGAAGTGTCCGAAAAGTCCTCACCGATGGAAAAGAGCGAGAAGTGAAGGCGGATGAAGCGTATTTGCACAGATCAATTCACGACCCCAATGCCGATGTGGTGGAAGGCTTTCCTCCCAACATCATGCCTCCGTTTGGGAAGATGCTCACGCAAGAAGAAATCGATGCGCTTGTCAATTATATTAAAGAGCTACAATGA
- a CDS encoding cytochrome C oxidase subunit IV family protein encodes MTYTLSLYTKVLVGLLLLTLLTFVQPMLYHLTPGNTAGVQLGISAIKVGLVSAFYMHLRSENAYLKGYIVMALIILLIFFVIVGIDVAYS; translated from the coding sequence ATGACATACACTCTATCTCTTTATACAAAAGTATTGGTCGGACTGCTGTTACTGACACTGCTCACGTTCGTACAGCCCATGTTGTATCATCTGACTCCTGGTAATACAGCAGGTGTACAGTTAGGAATAAGTGCTATAAAGGTAGGACTTGTCAGTGCATTTTACATGCATTTGCGTAGTGAAAACGCCTATTTAAAAGGCTATATCGTGATGGCGTTGATCATCCTGCTTATCTTTTTTGTGATCGTCGGTATCGACGTGGCCTATTCGTAA
- a CDS encoding cytochrome c oxidase subunit 3: MEQEMAYDRQGKSYPVADFKDDYSGDKLGFWVFLLTEGMMFGVLFLLYGIYFYRHTAMFASSSADLNIWLGGTNTVLLLISTYTMGVATLMMRQGKVKLSATLVGLTIFIAIVFLGIKASEWGVDISHGIYPGSKLLDAKDTGEILFFGLYFVMTGLHGLHVIIGIALMSWVLLLMRSGGIRPEHTIVMKNTTLYWDFVHLIWIVLFPLLYMIGA, translated from the coding sequence ATGGAACAGGAGATGGCTTATGATAGGCAGGGCAAGTCCTATCCCGTAGCTGATTTTAAGGATGATTACAGTGGTGATAAACTTGGCTTTTGGGTTTTTTTGCTCACTGAGGGAATGATGTTCGGTGTACTTTTTTTACTGTATGGCATCTACTTCTATCGACATACGGCAATGTTTGCTTCCTCCTCCGCAGATTTAAACATCTGGCTGGGCGGAACCAATACGGTATTACTCTTAATCAGCACCTATACGATGGGGGTTGCTACACTGATGATGCGTCAGGGGAAGGTAAAACTCTCTGCTACGTTAGTCGGTTTGACGATTTTCATCGCTATTGTATTTTTAGGTATAAAAGCTTCGGAGTGGGGTGTAGATATCAGCCATGGTATCTATCCTGGTTCCAAACTGCTTGACGCCAAAGACACAGGAGAGATACTTTTTTTCGGTCTTTATTTTGTCATGACAGGACTTCACGGTTTACATGTAATCATAGGAATAGCACTTATGAGTTGGGTGTTGCTGCTTATGCGCTCGGGTGGTATCCGTCCTGAACATACCATCGTTATGAAAAATACCACTCTATACTGGGATTTTGTACATCTGATCTGGATCGTTCTTTTTCCGCTACTTTACATGATAGGAGCCTAA
- a CDS encoding cytochrome c oxidase subunit I — MPSFYHETHTIFGTHKSKILQWIFSIDHKRIAILYIGVLFTLFFCAVGAALTMRAELFFPGQQLIQAQTYNQLFTFHGVTMIFLFIVPGIAAALGNFILPLMLGARDLSFPRLNLLSWWLYILGVVIALSSLVTGAGFADTGWTFYAPYSIRTDSHVLSTLIAAFILGLSSILTGLNFVVTIHRLRAPGMDFFKMPLFVWGLYATAWIQVLATPVIGITLILVILERTLGIGVFDPSKGGDPILFEHLFWIYSHPAVYLMILPGFGIISEVLPVFTRRTIFGYRSIAISSASIAGIGYLVWGHHMFTSGISDIARLIFSFLTFLVAIPTGVKIFDWLATLYKGSIVLATPMLWILGSIINFTVGGLTGLTLGALGPDIHLHDTYFVVAHFHYTILGGVVFMFIGGMHYWYPKITGAMYDEVKGRVAFGLVFVGFNMLWFPMFIAGFLGNPRRYFDYLPTFTIYHQLSGIGALLVALGLLLVLYTFYKGLKEGKEAGPNPWRGTTLEWHIPSPPPLENFSKIPYVDFDPYEYEDGEPLVQLDENFRRIR, encoded by the coding sequence ATGCCTAGTTTTTATCATGAAACACATACTATCTTTGGGACGCATAAAAGCAAGATACTGCAGTGGATATTTTCGATAGATCATAAACGCATAGCTATTTTATATATAGGTGTGCTGTTCACACTGTTTTTTTGTGCGGTCGGTGCCGCACTGACCATGCGTGCAGAACTGTTTTTCCCTGGACAACAGTTGATACAAGCCCAAACATACAATCAGCTTTTTACCTTCCACGGAGTCACGATGATCTTTTTGTTCATTGTCCCAGGAATTGCCGCTGCACTGGGAAACTTTATATTGCCATTGATGCTTGGAGCGAGAGATCTTTCCTTCCCTCGTTTAAATCTGTTGTCGTGGTGGCTGTATATCCTAGGAGTGGTGATAGCCCTCTCCTCTTTGGTCACAGGAGCGGGATTTGCAGACACGGGTTGGACGTTTTATGCACCCTATAGTATCCGCACGGATTCTCATGTGCTCTCCACGCTGATTGCAGCATTTATTTTGGGTCTTTCTTCCATTTTGACGGGGCTCAATTTTGTCGTGACGATCCACCGTCTACGAGCACCCGGTATGGATTTTTTTAAGATGCCACTTTTTGTCTGGGGTTTGTATGCTACCGCTTGGATACAAGTACTTGCGACTCCTGTCATAGGCATTACACTCATATTGGTTATCTTGGAGCGAACACTGGGCATTGGCGTTTTTGATCCTTCAAAAGGTGGTGATCCTATCCTCTTTGAACATCTTTTTTGGATCTATTCTCATCCCGCGGTCTATCTTATGATTCTTCCTGGATTTGGCATCATCTCAGAAGTTTTGCCCGTGTTCACAAGGCGTACCATTTTTGGATACCGCTCTATTGCCATTTCTTCTGCTTCCATTGCAGGGATTGGTTATTTGGTTTGGGGACACCATATGTTTACCTCAGGTATCAGCGACATAGCACGTCTCATCTTCTCATTTTTGACTTTTCTTGTCGCCATACCCACGGGAGTGAAAATATTTGACTGGTTAGCCACGCTTTATAAAGGCTCTATTGTTCTAGCAACACCCATGCTGTGGATTCTTGGAAGTATTATAAACTTTACCGTTGGCGGGCTTACAGGACTCACGCTTGGGGCTTTGGGTCCAGACATCCATCTTCATGACACCTACTTCGTTGTGGCGCATTTTCACTATACCATTTTGGGTGGCGTGGTGTTTATGTTCATCGGTGGAATGCATTACTGGTATCCAAAAATCACGGGAGCAATGTATGATGAAGTGAAAGGCCGTGTCGCTTTTGGTTTGGTGTTCGTTGGCTTTAACATGCTGTGGTTCCCGATGTTTATCGCAGGCTTTCTTGGCAATCCTAGACGCTATTTTGACTATCTACCGACGTTTACAATCTATCATCAACTCTCTGGTATCGGAGCCCTTTTAGTTGCATTGGGTCTTTTACTTGTTCTTTATACGTTTTACAAAGGGCTCAAAGAGGGTAAAGAAGCGGGTCCAAATCCTTGGAGAGGTACGACATTGGAGTGGCATATCCCTTCTCCGCCACCTTTAGAGAACTTTTCTAAGATTCCTTATGTGGATTTTGACCCTTACGAATATGAGGACGGCGAACCGTTGGTTCAGCTGGACGAAAATTTTAGAAGGATACGCTAA
- a CDS encoding SCO family protein: protein MSTYALKKNSVFSSFLSQFFAVMLFCSALCANEKLGEEEHLGSYVPLDIPFLDETGKQVTFRQLMDGKPIILTLNYYVCPALCTLQLQDLAKNLEKVKLTENKDYKVITLSFDPVETPKDAAHKKSELMAPLTHFDTKA, encoded by the coding sequence ATGTCGACTTATGCATTAAAAAAAAATAGTGTGTTTTCATCTTTTTTAAGTCAATTTTTTGCTGTCATGCTGTTCTGTTCTGCTTTATGTGCAAATGAAAAACTTGGGGAAGAAGAACATCTAGGCAGTTATGTGCCTTTAGATATCCCGTTTTTAGATGAAACTGGCAAACAGGTGACGTTCAGGCAACTCATGGACGGTAAGCCGATCATCCTTACGTTGAACTACTACGTATGCCCCGCTTTGTGTACCCTTCAACTCCAAGACCTTGCAAAAAATCTAGAGAAAGTCAAACTGACAGAAAATAAAGACTATAAGGTCATTACATTAAGTTTTGATCCTGTCGAAACACCTAAAGATGCAGCGCATAAAAAGTCTGAGCTGATGGCGCCCTTGACACATTTCGATACAAAGGCATAG
- a CDS encoding OprD family outer membrane porin, with product MKLVKLSLVAFVVAGLASSSFAASDTLADAFKNGKVNGELRAWYFDRDTGDQNTNTLAKGDADIFSTGVMLSYVTDSLYGLSLGTTFQSSYSPFADNDAKNLYGTDMYGSGAVLSEAYVTYTLGKTTAKVGRQFIASPLVNSSGSRMIKEAFQAAVLINTDLPDTTLVAGYSDRFQGRTSDYDRSVDGSDSEMPSFKKEAVFYGTGTTAGSNVFGFDGAYTAAAINKSITNLTLTGQYLFVNDVEFTEGGDANVFYAEGNYVVPLSTMKLLFDVTYRGSRTSNETFDSFHVEGDMYQGRIGFSELAGFKASFAYSTVSDDQSVLLGAGNGPSTYTAPLIKGAEVTSGANTNAYKVEVGYDFSKVGVAGLKVLGQYAKINQDAHTAGALATVLNGVAVDTESTYWEAQIAYDLPTIKGLTLSLEYEDGQKETTTTVDSSEMRFRANYKF from the coding sequence ATGAAATTAGTTAAACTTAGCTTGGTGGCTTTCGTCGTTGCTGGACTTGCGTCTAGCTCTTTTGCTGCGAGTGATACACTTGCAGACGCATTTAAGAATGGTAAAGTAAATGGTGAATTAAGAGCTTGGTATTTTGATAGAGACACGGGTGATCAAAATACGAACACTCTCGCTAAAGGTGACGCAGATATTTTTTCGACAGGTGTTATGCTGAGTTATGTAACGGATTCATTGTATGGATTAAGTCTTGGTACGACATTCCAGTCAAGCTATTCTCCCTTTGCCGACAATGACGCAAAAAATCTTTACGGTACCGATATGTACGGTTCAGGTGCTGTGCTTTCAGAAGCTTATGTAACGTATACGCTTGGTAAAACAACGGCAAAAGTGGGTCGTCAATTTATTGCAAGCCCGCTCGTTAACAGCTCTGGTTCACGCATGATTAAAGAAGCGTTTCAAGCAGCCGTTTTGATCAATACAGACCTTCCAGATACAACCTTGGTTGCAGGGTATTCTGACAGATTTCAAGGCAGAACATCCGATTATGACAGAAGTGTAGATGGTTCTGATTCTGAGATGCCTAGCTTTAAAAAAGAAGCGGTATTTTACGGAACGGGTACGACTGCAGGATCAAACGTGTTTGGATTTGATGGCGCATACACAGCGGCTGCTATCAATAAATCAATCACAAACTTGACATTAACAGGTCAATACCTCTTTGTCAATGATGTTGAATTCACAGAAGGCGGTGATGCCAATGTCTTCTATGCGGAGGGTAACTATGTTGTGCCTTTAAGCACGATGAAACTCCTTTTTGATGTAACGTACCGTGGTTCGAGAACATCCAATGAGACATTTGATAGTTTCCATGTTGAAGGCGATATGTACCAAGGACGTATCGGTTTTAGTGAATTGGCAGGCTTTAAGGCATCTTTTGCGTATAGCACAGTCTCCGATGACCAATCCGTTCTCTTAGGTGCAGGAAATGGACCATCAACCTATACAGCACCACTGATCAAAGGTGCGGAAGTAACGTCTGGTGCTAATACAAATGCCTACAAAGTTGAAGTTGGTTACGATTTTTCAAAAGTCGGTGTTGCAGGTCTTAAAGTCTTAGGTCAGTATGCAAAAATCAATCAAGACGCACACACTGCTGGCGCTTTAGCAACGGTATTGAATGGTGTAGCTGTGGATACAGAATCTACTTACTGGGAAGCACAAATTGCTTACGATCTTCCAACCATCAAAGGTTTGACACTCTCTTTAGAGTATGAAGATGGTCAAAAAGAGACAACCACAACGGTAGACTCAAGCGAGATGCGATTTAGAGCTAATTACAAATTCTAA
- a CDS encoding DUF2333 family protein gives METKSLQSRFFSYVFNMREWFIFLKRFFALFVVAAVALVLWFFPISLFVAPFYSITTDTVPVVKEFKTLEGESTTMSLRDGLQNLLDQGLVTNFLGVRTWIDNKYYQQVGEIEMFRIGINILENNLARNRGTGGANKYLVQARSDIYSDFRIPLFTSYTTRVKQSVSNIDLYLKQLKEDQTKEMINKRAVFIVNSDNLATAVDQLKQQLQTNLMTTTTFSTDDDKFYRIKGNLIAMYYILKGIDYDFKDKMMDKTSYNENFVPILELLKEAIAQNHLVILETMGHLSKLEKDANVIAQKLSELRDKLRNG, from the coding sequence ATGGAAACAAAAAGCTTACAAAGTAGATTTTTCTCATATGTGTTTAATATGAGAGAGTGGTTCATTTTTTTAAAAAGATTTTTTGCTCTTTTTGTCGTAGCGGCGGTTGCTTTAGTCCTTTGGTTCTTCCCGATTAGCCTTTTTGTAGCACCGTTTTACAGTATTACAACAGATACCGTACCGGTAGTCAAAGAGTTCAAAACATTAGAAGGGGAGTCAACAACCATGTCTCTTAGAGATGGGCTTCAAAACCTACTGGATCAAGGGCTTGTGACTAATTTTCTAGGGGTGAGAACGTGGATCGATAATAAATACTACCAACAAGTGGGTGAGATAGAGATGTTTCGTATCGGCATCAATATCCTTGAAAACAATCTTGCACGCAACAGAGGAACGGGTGGAGCGAACAAATACCTCGTTCAAGCACGTTCTGATATTTATTCGGATTTTAGGATTCCTCTCTTTACAAGCTATACCACACGGGTGAAACAATCCGTTTCAAACATTGACCTATACTTAAAACAACTAAAAGAAGACCAAACGAAAGAGATGATCAATAAAAGAGCTGTTTTTATAGTCAATTCTGACAATTTAGCAACCGCTGTAGATCAACTCAAACAGCAACTTCAAACCAATCTTATGACCACAACGACCTTTTCGACAGATGATGATAAATTTTACAGAATCAAGGGCAATCTTATCGCTATGTATTATATCCTCAAAGGGATAGATTATGATTTTAAAGACAAAATGATGGATAAGACTTCTTATAATGAAAATTTTGTCCCTATCTTGGAGCTTTTAAAAGAGGCGATTGCACAAAATCACCTTGTTATCTTAGAGACGATGGGACATCTTTCCAAACTTGAGAAAGATGCCAATGTCATTGCTCAAAAATTATCTGAACTCAGAGATAAACTAAGAAACGGCTAG
- a CDS encoding BrnT family toxin, which produces MIFTLRERKIRVISARLMNKKERVIYENA; this is translated from the coding sequence GTGATATTTACGCTGAGAGAGCGAAAAATTAGGGTTATATCGGCACGCTTAATGAATAAAAAAGAGAGGGTCATCTATGAAAACGCTTAA
- a CDS encoding BrnA antitoxin family protein — MKTLKTIPNFTSQEEENTFWETHDSSEFMDWSEAKKVRFPRLQKSAKTISIRMPVDMIEEVKVQANKLDIP; from the coding sequence ATGAAAACGCTTAAAACCATACCAAACTTTACATCGCAAGAAGAAGAGAACACTTTTTGGGAAACACACGACTCAAGTGAGTTTATGGACTGGAGTGAAGCGAAAAAAGTGCGCTTTCCTAGGCTTCAAAAAAGTGCCAAAACCATCTCTATCCGCATGCCTGTTGATATGATAGAAGAGGTCAAAGTACAAGCCAATAAGCTTGATATTCCGTAG
- a CDS encoding type I restriction endonuclease subunit R: MAHIKEKDVEEAIQNSLIKSEFTQSASSDFDRKSCINKVELFKFLEATQKKLLEEFKKFRPTNWEEKLIDMIDTNIKQKGLITILREGVEDYSLSSNLRLVYFKPNNTKNDETVKLYNANIFSITRQLYFEDGAKTSIDLVLFLNGFPIVVIELKNKYTGQDTEDAKKQFRLDRSYRSKLSEFNTRTLIYFAVDNDEVSMTTELKGKDTYFLPFNKGIGQGAGNPTIEDKFKTHYLWEEILLQDSLLDIFRNFYFIQVDEKDPKKKIAIFPRYHQLDVVKKVECKVKEEKAGHKYLIQHSAGSGKTNSISWLAHRLSKLHDEQDNLIFDSIIVITDRKVLDKQLQDAIYQLDKTKGLVVKIDKNKNSNDLALALQNKSKIIITTIQKFSYAYKKIENLEKNKYAIIIDEAHSSTSGENINYLKLALSGKNLDEAKAFDAKFESTSEDDVNKILEAITDTRHLSFFAFTATPKDKTMQIFGRVKEDGKPHEFHLYSMQQAIEEKFILDPLKNYMVSDTYFKVGKKIKDNPIFEKRGANKAIGAFINLNEYNIKQKVEVIVEDFMANRSLWLKNQAKAMIVTSSRLHALKYKLAMDAYLATHYPYVKSLIAFSGELKVDEVKYTEESVNAIKESELVKVFDSMENIKFLIVADKYQTGFDQPKLCAMYVDKMLNGVTAVQTLSRVNRVAKGKDNTFVLDFVNSVETIKDSFARYYTTSNIEEMTDPNIVFEFYHKIDEFHICYEEEVKGYCKLYLKEDRSPTDNAKMDNFINFGIDRFNKLDDDTKKDEFKTYVIKFFRAYNFLIQIYPIKKTSLYEMYIYLGGLIRKFPKDTINKVELEGLLSLDFYKLKRMNGDEINGEDISLHKGEEKELKGFSEGGSRSKEKEEVDLNSLIQRINDLFGLDLSDEDRLAFYDQPLEAHKKNEDLKDIAQVNSYDEFEEQFKKGYFLKMMLDKKSTNEVLFQKIFTDSSFKSYLMENMSKELYRHFNA, from the coding sequence ATGGCGCATATCAAAGAAAAAGATGTTGAAGAAGCGATACAAAACTCCCTCATAAAAAGTGAATTTACACAAAGTGCAAGCAGTGACTTTGATAGAAAATCGTGCATCAACAAGGTTGAACTTTTTAAATTCCTAGAAGCAACCCAAAAAAAGCTTTTAGAAGAGTTTAAAAAGTTTCGCCCAACAAATTGGGAAGAAAAGCTCATCGACATGATAGACACCAACATCAAGCAAAAAGGTTTAATCACTATTTTGCGTGAGGGTGTTGAAGACTATAGCTTATCTTCAAACCTGCGACTTGTCTATTTTAAACCCAATAACACTAAAAACGACGAGACTGTTAAACTTTATAATGCCAACATTTTTTCGATAACAAGACAGCTTTATTTTGAAGATGGAGCAAAAACTTCAATAGACCTAGTACTGTTTCTCAATGGCTTCCCTATCGTTGTGATAGAACTCAAAAATAAATACACAGGACAAGATACCGAAGATGCCAAAAAGCAGTTTAGGCTCGATAGAAGCTATCGAAGCAAACTCAGTGAATTTAACACGAGAACGCTCATCTATTTTGCAGTGGATAACGATGAAGTGAGCATGACAACCGAGCTTAAAGGGAAAGATACTTACTTTTTGCCTTTTAACAAAGGTATTGGACAAGGAGCGGGAAACCCAACCATAGAAGATAAATTTAAAACGCATTACTTATGGGAAGAGATACTCTTGCAAGATTCTCTTTTAGATATTTTTCGTAATTTTTATTTTATTCAAGTGGATGAAAAAGATCCAAAAAAGAAAATAGCCATTTTCCCAAGGTATCATCAACTCGATGTTGTCAAAAAAGTTGAGTGCAAAGTCAAAGAGGAAAAAGCAGGACACAAGTACCTCATACAACATAGCGCAGGAAGCGGTAAGACAAACTCTATCTCGTGGCTTGCGCATAGACTTTCAAAACTGCATGACGAGCAAGACAACCTTATCTTTGATAGTATCATCGTCATCACCGATAGAAAAGTGTTAGATAAACAACTCCAAGACGCTATTTATCAGCTTGATAAAACAAAGGGGCTTGTTGTTAAGATAGACAAAAACAAAAACTCCAATGACTTAGCGTTAGCGTTACAAAATAAATCGAAAATCATCATAACCACCATTCAAAAATTTTCTTATGCGTACAAAAAGATAGAGAATTTGGAGAAGAACAAGTATGCCATTATCATTGATGAGGCGCATTCTAGTACCAGTGGAGAGAACATCAACTACTTAAAGCTAGCACTGAGTGGTAAGAATTTGGATGAAGCCAAAGCATTTGATGCAAAGTTTGAAAGCACCAGTGAAGATGATGTCAACAAAATACTCGAAGCCATCACCGATACAAGGCATTTAAGCTTTTTCGCTTTCACAGCAACACCTAAAGATAAAACAATGCAAATCTTTGGAAGAGTTAAAGAGGATGGAAAACCTCATGAATTTCATTTATACTCTATGCAACAAGCTATCGAAGAGAAATTTATCCTTGACCCACTTAAAAATTACATGGTAAGCGATACCTATTTTAAAGTCGGTAAAAAGATAAAAGACAATCCTATCTTTGAAAAAAGAGGCGCAAATAAAGCAATAGGAGCTTTTATAAATCTCAATGAATACAATATCAAACAAAAAGTAGAAGTCATCGTAGAAGATTTTATGGCTAATCGTTCTTTATGGTTAAAAAACCAAGCAAAAGCGATGATCGTCACAAGCTCTAGGCTTCATGCGTTGAAGTATAAGTTGGCAATGGATGCGTATTTGGCGACGCATTATCCTTATGTCAAATCGCTTATTGCTTTTTCGGGTGAATTGAAAGTTGATGAAGTAAAATATACCGAAGAGAGTGTCAATGCTATCAAAGAGAGTGAGCTGGTTAAAGTATTTGACAGCATGGAGAACATCAAATTTTTAATCGTAGCCGATAAATATCAAACAGGTTTTGACCAACCCAAACTGTGTGCGATGTATGTCGATAAAATGCTCAACGGTGTGACAGCAGTACAAACACTCTCACGAGTAAACCGTGTCGCCAAGGGGAAAGACAATACATTTGTCCTTGACTTTGTCAATAGTGTAGAAACCATCAAAGACTCTTTTGCTAGGTACTACACGACTTCAAATATCGAAGAGATGACCGACCCAAACATTGTGTTTGAGTTTTATCATAAAATTGATGAGTTTCATATCTGTTATGAAGAGGAAGTCAAAGGGTATTGTAAACTGTATCTCAAAGAGGACAGAAGCCCAACCGACAACGCAAAAATGGATAATTTCATAAATTTTGGCATCGATAGATTTAATAAATTAGATGACGATACCAAAAAAGATGAGTTTAAAACCTATGTGATTAAGTTTTTTAGAGCTTATAACTTTCTCATTCAAATATATCCTATCAAAAAAACATCTCTGTATGAAATGTATATCTATCTTGGCGGACTTATCAGGAAGTTCCCCAAAGATACCATTAATAAAGTTGAGCTTGAGGGGTTATTGAGCCTTGATTTTTATAAGCTCAAACGCATGAATGGCGATGAAATAAATGGCGAAGACATCTCTTTGCACAAAGGTGAAGAAAAAGAACTCAAAGGTTTTAGCGAAGGTGGAAGCCGTAGCAAAGAGAAAGAAGAGGTGGACTTAAACAGTTTGATTCAAAGAATAAATGACCTATTTGGACTTGATTTGAGTGATGAAGATAGACTTGCTTTTTATGACCAACCATTGGAAGCACATAAGAAAAATGAAGACTTGAAAGATATTGCACAAGTTAATTCATACGATGAGTTTGAAGAACAATTCAAAAAAGGGTATTTTTTAAAAATGATGCTTGATAAAAAAAGTACCAATGAGGTGTTATTTCAGAAGATATTTACCGATAGTTCTTTTAAATCTTATCTTATGGAAAACATGTCAAAAGAATTGTATAGACATTTTAATGCATAG